The following proteins come from a genomic window of Gimesia chilikensis:
- a CDS encoding alpha/beta hydrolase, with the protein MHRDRLTFIAILLTFTVVLSESASAQQPRRGAPRWVRENADVHRNLEYAEVDGKPLLLDLYLPKGVEQPPLLVWIHGGGWRSGDKGRGGILVPLGLQNGYACASINYRLSGEATFPAQIHDCKAAIRWLRAHAKEYGYDATRIGVGGSSAGGHLVALLGTSGGDKQLEGTVGKHADQSSQVQAVLDMWGPTDFLQMDAHALPDARFKHNDPRSPESLLLGGPVLENKDKVAQANPITYIDKQDPPFLIIHGSKDPLVPVHQSQLIDKALKKAKVPVQLIVVEGAGHGGREFNTPETNDRIVKFLDQHVKQAPRQKAGN; encoded by the coding sequence ATGCACCGAGACCGCCTGACTTTCATCGCGATTCTACTTACCTTTACCGTCGTCCTGAGCGAATCCGCTTCGGCCCAGCAGCCCCGCCGCGGTGCGCCCCGCTGGGTTCGCGAAAATGCGGACGTGCATCGGAACCTGGAATACGCGGAAGTGGACGGGAAGCCTTTGTTGCTTGATTTGTATCTGCCGAAAGGTGTCGAGCAGCCTCCCCTGCTGGTCTGGATTCACGGCGGTGGCTGGCGAAGTGGCGACAAAGGCCGGGGCGGGATCCTGGTTCCCCTGGGTCTGCAGAACGGTTATGCCTGTGCGAGCATCAATTACCGGCTGAGTGGCGAGGCAACATTCCCTGCACAGATCCACGACTGCAAAGCCGCCATCCGCTGGCTGAGAGCCCATGCGAAAGAGTACGGATACGACGCGACCCGCATCGGCGTGGGCGGCTCATCCGCCGGCGGTCACCTGGTTGCCCTGCTGGGAACCAGCGGGGGCGACAAGCAGCTGGAAGGGACAGTCGGCAAACATGCGGATCAATCGAGTCAGGTACAGGCGGTGCTCGACATGTGGGGACCGACCGATTTTCTGCAGATGGATGCGCATGCCCTGCCCGACGCCCGCTTCAAACACAACGATCCCCGTTCGCCGGAATCGTTGCTGCTGGGCGGACCGGTGCTGGAGAACAAAGACAAAGTCGCACAGGCCAACCCGATCACTTACATCGATAAACAGGATCCCCCGTTCCTGATCATTCACGGCTCGAAAGACCCGCTGGTACCCGTGCATCAGAGCCAGTTAATCGACAAGGCACTCAAAAAAGCGAAGGTGCCCGTGCAGCTGATCGTCGTCGAAGGAGCCGGGCACGGCGGTCGGGAATTCAATACTCCTGAGACCAACGACCGCATCGTGAAGTTCCTGGATCAGCATGTGAAGCAGGCCCCCAGGCAGAAAGCGGGTAACTGA
- a CDS encoding DUF1559 domain-containing protein has translation MSLSAPTVRKRGFTLIELLVVIAIIAILIALLLPAVQQAREAARRSQCKNNLKQIGLALHNYNETHRVFPPGFINDHGWLCNLFILPFMDQAPLYNKISPNRPMDLTNTTVLADVRTVLPAYLCPSSADPNPAQNADNRVSGVAIGLSNYLGFNGNGDYRCNTSRPNGMFYMDSKTRIRDITDGLSNTFAFTERTTVNDAAGTNHIGSIWAGVTPCAATTYKFENIRYGLVQARVGWSMINGTGYQFGPSSLHEGGVHVLMADGAVRFASENMDASNNPGTISSATSTYFRLAVINDGQVIGEW, from the coding sequence ATGAGTCTATCTGCACCCACCGTCCGCAAACGCGGCTTCACCCTGATCGAACTGCTGGTGGTCATTGCCATCATCGCGATTCTGATCGCCCTCTTACTGCCCGCCGTCCAGCAGGCACGCGAAGCGGCCCGCCGCAGTCAGTGTAAAAACAATCTCAAGCAGATTGGCCTCGCGCTGCACAACTACAACGAAACTCATCGCGTCTTCCCACCCGGATTCATTAACGATCACGGCTGGTTGTGCAACCTGTTTATCCTCCCTTTCATGGATCAGGCTCCTCTCTACAATAAAATCAGCCCCAACAGGCCCATGGATCTGACCAACACCACCGTACTCGCCGATGTGCGTACGGTTCTGCCCGCCTACCTCTGTCCGTCCAGCGCCGATCCCAACCCGGCTCAGAACGCAGACAACAGAGTGAGTGGCGTGGCCATCGGTCTGTCCAATTACCTCGGCTTCAATGGCAACGGTGATTATCGTTGTAACACTTCCCGGCCGAACGGCATGTTCTACATGGACAGCAAAACCCGGATCCGCGACATTACCGATGGGCTCTCCAACACGTTTGCGTTCACAGAACGAACCACCGTGAACGACGCTGCCGGCACGAACCACATTGGTTCGATCTGGGCAGGAGTCACTCCCTGTGCTGCGACTACCTACAAATTCGAAAACATTCGTTACGGTCTGGTTCAGGCACGTGTCGGCTGGTCCATGATCAACGGCACCGGTTACCAGTTTGGTCCCAGCAGTCTGCATGAGGGCGGCGTGCATGTGCTCATGGCAGATGGCGCTGTTCGCTTCGCCAGTGAAAACATGGATGCTTCCAATAATCCGGGCACCATTTCTTCCGCAACCAGCACTTACTTCCGACTGGCCGTCATCAACGATGGTCAGGTCATCGGTGAATGGTAA
- a CDS encoding SMI1/KNR4 family protein encodes MALSELLKIVTPPDKPKEVPAKPNWAAVEKKLGLQLPDDYKLFVAKFGSGLLGSFVRVYNPFSKDEYLALQKSVISVCEIYQMLSDTFPYEFYPETPGLLPWGNDDNGNSLFWLTRGARNKWPVVVCSGRDNRYQLFEMGMTAFLARTFTGEVKCKIWPKPFAVTSRRAKFEPY; translated from the coding sequence ATGGCACTCAGCGAACTGTTAAAAATTGTCACACCACCGGACAAGCCAAAAGAAGTGCCTGCGAAACCGAACTGGGCCGCCGTCGAAAAGAAGCTCGGCCTGCAATTGCCCGATGATTATAAACTGTTCGTCGCGAAGTTCGGCAGTGGTCTTCTGGGGAGTTTCGTGCGAGTCTATAATCCCTTTTCCAAAGACGAATACTTGGCTTTGCAAAAAAGTGTGATCAGTGTCTGTGAAATTTATCAAATGCTATCCGACACTTTTCCCTACGAGTTCTATCCCGAAACGCCAGGCTTATTACCCTGGGGTAATGATGACAACGGCAATAGTCTCTTCTGGTTAACCCGCGGCGCCCGTAACAAGTGGCCTGTCGTCGTCTGTTCTGGCCGCGACAATCGTTATCAACTCTTCGAAATGGGTATGACCGCCTTCCTGGCCCGCACCTTTACCGGCGAAGTCAAATGCAAAATCTGGCCGAAACCATTCGCGGTAACGTCACGCCGCGCCAAGTTTGAACCATATTGA
- the hrpA gene encoding ATP-dependent RNA helicase HrpA, whose amino-acid sequence MSRGDANSAAADAGAASEDLNAALKELPGQISQAMVVDQFRFSQRLRSIRQAKKNKKPFDRNLQRLQEELKKSLARREERLKLRPEIKFDGSLPIHDELDHIKQTIADNQVVIICGETGSGKSTQLPKLLLSMGRGINGIIGHTQPRRIAARSVAARISEELGREQGTACGFKIRFTDTTNPNTYIKLMTDGILLAETQNDRFLNQYDTIIVDEAHERSLNIDFLLGYLKRLLAQRPDLRVIITSATIDAERFSEHFATREGPAPILNVSGRTYPVEIRYRPFDAETDDKGQGKGKNSNRDEQSQLADAVNELAAIDDGDILIFVATEWDIRETAKLLRGRSIIGDDGGRQTEIVPLYGRLSTAEQNKVFRPSTYRRIVIATNVAESSITVPGIRYVVDTGLARISRYSSRSQVQRLPIEAVSQASANQRAGRCGRVAPGICIRLYSEADFNSRDEFTSPEIQRTNLASVILQTLNMKLGAIEDFPFIDPPKPAAIRDGYSTLFELGAIDEQNRLTDIGRQISRLPVDPRIARMILAAHDENCLHEILVIASALELQDPRERPIDKQQAADEAQEQFRDPDSDFLSFLKLWDFYHKLKEDLSQSRLRRACVQNYLSYNRLREWADIFRQLRQLVEETGLKPHPRKDDSAAIHRALLPGLLSNIAMRSDTHEYTGSGGQKYFLWPGSGIFEKKPKWVISAELIETSKRYARTVAKISPNWIEPAAPHLVKKTWSDPRWNGDAASAMATEKVTLFGLTIVPGRSVHYGKIDPEQSRTLMLQYGLVEGDITLNVDFLAHNQKFMSDLEQQQAKSRRYDLIPSQEQLFAFYDARIPEDVYDGVSLKKWWKVAKRKTPTLLNMRLEDFFDAQAEEVDETEFPNALKMGKMQFPLEYHLEPGAAEDGVTISIPQESLNQLSPQRLGWLVPGLLEEKVAAMIKALPKSVRRMLVPAPETAKQVVKQLEFGQGSFEEKVATLLSQISGERITKEMFETERLPQHLQMNIRVLDQGGDAIAVNRNLTQLRQEYGSKAASSFSALSDDHWSQSGLTDWTFGDFPAEVQIDHDNLSLTGFPSLVDEGKSVMLCLRDAPERAAYETRFGLRRLFVLAEHRRLKSQVENIPGLERISLYAAGIGGINLREQLVELLAERVLCGQKERQPRSEAEYRQLIKEWRNQIPVAAQDLASLLPTLFEQYHKIKITLDKTKVPAWNEPLADMRAQLNALINARFLVNTPYPWLQQVPRYLQGIEMRLSKLGGSGLQRDIANIRSISRYIEIYAQRARQHHEREIIDPQLIKFRWLLEEFRVSLFAQKLGTALKVSPKILDQQWSLVRD is encoded by the coding sequence ATGTCCCGTGGTGATGCGAATTCGGCTGCTGCTGACGCTGGTGCTGCCAGTGAAGATCTGAACGCTGCGCTGAAAGAGCTGCCCGGGCAGATCTCACAGGCGATGGTTGTGGACCAGTTTCGGTTCTCACAACGGCTGCGGTCGATCCGGCAGGCGAAGAAGAACAAAAAGCCGTTCGACAGGAACCTGCAGCGACTGCAGGAGGAACTCAAGAAGTCGCTGGCCCGGCGGGAGGAGCGGCTCAAGCTGCGGCCCGAGATCAAGTTTGACGGCAGTCTGCCGATCCATGACGAACTGGATCACATCAAACAGACGATCGCCGACAACCAGGTGGTGATTATCTGCGGGGAGACCGGCTCGGGAAAATCGACGCAGTTGCCCAAGCTGCTGCTGTCGATGGGACGGGGCATCAATGGCATTATCGGTCACACCCAGCCGCGACGAATTGCCGCCCGATCAGTGGCGGCCCGCATCTCCGAAGAACTGGGACGGGAACAGGGAACCGCCTGCGGTTTTAAGATCCGCTTCACCGACACGACGAACCCGAACACTTACATCAAGCTGATGACCGACGGGATTCTGCTGGCCGAAACGCAGAACGACCGCTTTCTGAATCAGTACGACACGATCATCGTCGACGAAGCCCACGAACGCTCGCTGAATATCGACTTTCTCTTAGGCTATCTCAAACGCCTGCTCGCGCAGCGGCCCGATCTGCGGGTGATCATCACGTCTGCCACCATCGACGCCGAACGTTTCAGCGAACACTTTGCGACCCGCGAAGGGCCGGCGCCGATTCTGAATGTCTCGGGGCGGACGTATCCGGTGGAGATTCGTTATCGTCCGTTTGATGCAGAGACGGACGACAAGGGACAGGGCAAAGGCAAAAACAGTAACCGCGACGAACAGTCGCAGCTGGCGGACGCGGTGAATGAACTCGCGGCGATTGACGATGGGGACATCCTGATCTTTGTGGCGACCGAGTGGGATATCCGCGAGACGGCGAAGCTGTTGCGAGGTCGCTCGATCATCGGTGATGACGGCGGGAGGCAAACGGAGATTGTGCCGCTCTATGGTCGACTCTCGACGGCGGAACAGAATAAGGTCTTTCGCCCGTCCACCTATCGTCGGATTGTGATTGCAACGAACGTGGCTGAATCGTCGATTACGGTGCCGGGCATTCGCTATGTGGTTGATACGGGGCTGGCCCGCATCAGCCGCTATTCGAGTCGGTCGCAGGTGCAGCGTTTGCCGATCGAAGCAGTCTCGCAGGCGTCTGCCAATCAGCGGGCCGGTCGTTGCGGACGTGTCGCCCCGGGGATCTGTATCCGGCTCTACAGCGAAGCGGACTTCAACAGCCGCGATGAATTCACGTCGCCGGAAATTCAGCGAACCAACCTGGCCTCGGTGATTCTGCAGACGCTGAATATGAAGCTGGGTGCGATTGAAGACTTTCCGTTTATCGATCCTCCCAAGCCGGCGGCGATTCGCGATGGCTACAGCACGCTGTTTGAACTGGGGGCGATCGACGAACAGAACCGGCTGACCGATATCGGGCGGCAGATCAGTCGGCTGCCGGTCGACCCGCGAATTGCGCGGATGATTCTGGCGGCCCATGATGAAAACTGTCTGCATGAGATTCTGGTGATTGCGTCGGCCCTGGAACTGCAGGATCCACGCGAGCGGCCGATCGATAAACAGCAGGCGGCCGACGAAGCCCAGGAACAGTTTCGCGATCCCGATTCGGACTTCCTGAGCTTCCTCAAGCTGTGGGATTTTTATCACAAGCTGAAAGAGGATCTGTCGCAGAGCCGATTGCGGCGGGCCTGCGTGCAGAATTACCTGTCGTACAATCGACTGCGGGAATGGGCGGACATCTTTCGGCAGCTGCGTCAGCTGGTCGAAGAGACAGGGCTGAAACCGCATCCGCGGAAAGACGACTCGGCGGCGATTCACCGGGCCCTGCTGCCGGGACTGTTGTCGAACATCGCCATGCGGTCGGACACGCACGAGTACACCGGTTCCGGCGGGCAGAAGTATTTCCTCTGGCCCGGGTCGGGGATTTTTGAGAAGAAGCCAAAGTGGGTCATCTCGGCGGAGCTGATCGAAACGAGTAAGCGGTATGCCCGCACGGTTGCGAAGATTTCGCCGAACTGGATTGAGCCCGCGGCACCGCACCTGGTGAAAAAGACCTGGAGCGATCCCCGCTGGAACGGGGATGCGGCGTCTGCGATGGCCACGGAAAAAGTGACGCTGTTTGGTCTGACCATCGTGCCGGGACGTTCGGTGCATTATGGCAAGATCGATCCCGAACAGTCACGCACCCTGATGCTGCAGTATGGTCTGGTCGAGGGGGATATCACGCTGAATGTCGACTTCCTGGCGCACAATCAGAAGTTCATGAGCGACCTGGAACAGCAGCAGGCGAAGTCGCGGCGGTACGACCTGATCCCTTCGCAGGAGCAGCTGTTCGCGTTTTACGATGCACGGATTCCGGAAGACGTGTATGACGGCGTGAGCCTGAAGAAGTGGTGGAAGGTCGCCAAACGAAAGACGCCGACACTGCTCAACATGCGGCTGGAAGACTTCTTCGACGCACAGGCGGAAGAGGTCGACGAGACCGAATTTCCGAACGCACTCAAGATGGGGAAGATGCAGTTTCCGCTGGAGTATCACCTGGAACCGGGGGCCGCGGAAGACGGCGTGACCATTTCCATTCCGCAGGAGAGTCTCAATCAGTTGTCACCGCAGCGACTGGGCTGGCTGGTGCCGGGGCTGCTGGAAGAAAAGGTGGCGGCGATGATCAAGGCACTGCCCAAGTCGGTCCGGCGGATGCTGGTGCCGGCACCGGAGACCGCGAAGCAGGTCGTGAAGCAACTGGAGTTCGGCCAGGGTTCGTTTGAAGAGAAAGTCGCGACGCTGCTGTCCCAGATTTCGGGAGAGCGGATCACAAAGGAGATGTTTGAAACCGAGCGGCTGCCTCAGCATCTGCAGATGAATATCCGCGTGCTGGACCAGGGGGGCGATGCGATCGCCGTCAACCGGAACCTGACGCAGTTGCGACAGGAATATGGTTCGAAAGCGGCCAGCAGCTTCTCGGCACTCTCGGATGATCACTGGAGCCAGAGCGGGTTGACCGACTGGACGTTCGGCGATTTTCCAGCCGAGGTGCAGATCGATCACGATAATCTATCGCTCACCGGATTTCCAAGCCTGGTGGATGAAGGAAAGTCGGTGATGCTCTGCCTGCGGGATGCACCGGAGCGGGCCGCCTATGAGACGCGGTTCGGATTGCGGCGACTGTTTGTGCTGGCCGAACATCGGCGATTGAAATCACAGGTGGAGAACATCCCGGGCCTGGAACGGATCTCACTGTATGCCGCGGGAATCGGCGGGATCAATCTGCGGGAGCAACTGGTCGAACTGCTGGCGGAGCGGGTGCTGTGCGGACAGAAAGAACGCCAGCCGCGGTCCGAGGCCGAGTATCGTCAGTTGATCAAGGAATGGCGGAACCAGATTCCGGTCGCCGCACAGGATCTGGCGTCACTGTTGCCGACGCTGTTTGAGCAGTATCACAAAATCAAGATCACGCTGGATAAGACCAAGGTTCCCGCCTGGAATGAACCGCTGGCCGACATGCGGGCGCAGTTGAATGCCCTGATCAACGCCCGCTTCCTGGTGAATACGCCCTATCCCTGGCTGCAACAGGTTCCCCGTTACCTGCAGGGCATTGAAATGCGTCTGAGTAAACTCGGCGGGAGCGGACTGCAGCGGGACATCGCGAATATTCGCAGTATTTCGCGGTACATTGAAATATACGCCCAGCGGGCCCGGCAGCATCATGAGCGGGAGATTATTGATCCGCAACTGATCAAGTTCCGCTGGCTGCTGGAAGAATTCCGCGTGTCGCTGTTCGCCCAGAAACTGGGGACGGCGCTGAAGGTGTCGCCGAAGATTCTGGATCAGCAGTGGTCGCTGGTGCGGGATTGA
- a CDS encoding potassium channel family protein translates to MFQQLTSTLDPNRSQKQSLAHFFRIMVLLIGFTIFGTVGIRVIEGASWLDSLFMIVITATTVGYEDPVSLSDNGKIFIIFYLMFGLGIFTYSVSQLGQWIVRQQMSSVLEKRRMQKTIANLEGHYIVCGLGRMGHSICEYLHEREKQFVVIDSNEERLEQTCTPRNWYYIQGDATDDQVLKSAGIERAASLAAALPGDADNVYVVLTARMLNPGFQIIARASDDKAGEKIKHAGANRVVSPFRSGAVKIARFMIHPAVEDFVEVASKHVGGFEVADLQITDASPYCGKKLSETDLSTKGIMVVGICRPGHQPQMPPSSSSILNTGDSIFALGSSDAITQLMEEFNPPTETSA, encoded by the coding sequence ATGTTTCAGCAGCTTACCTCAACCCTGGATCCAAACCGCTCGCAGAAGCAGTCGCTTGCGCACTTCTTCCGCATCATGGTTCTGTTGATCGGCTTTACGATTTTCGGAACGGTCGGCATTCGGGTGATCGAAGGTGCTTCCTGGCTCGACAGTCTGTTCATGATCGTGATTACCGCGACCACCGTCGGATATGAAGACCCGGTGTCGCTGTCTGATAACGGCAAAATTTTTATCATTTTCTACCTCATGTTTGGTCTGGGGATTTTCACCTACAGTGTCTCCCAGCTCGGTCAGTGGATTGTGCGCCAGCAAATGAGTTCGGTTCTGGAGAAACGACGCATGCAGAAAACAATTGCCAATCTGGAAGGTCACTACATTGTGTGTGGCCTCGGTCGGATGGGACACTCCATCTGTGAGTATCTGCACGAACGCGAAAAACAGTTCGTGGTCATCGACAGCAATGAAGAACGCCTGGAGCAGACCTGCACTCCCCGCAACTGGTACTACATCCAGGGCGACGCCACCGATGACCAGGTCCTCAAAAGTGCCGGCATCGAACGGGCGGCTTCCCTCGCAGCAGCCCTCCCCGGAGACGCCGACAACGTTTACGTGGTCCTCACCGCACGGATGCTGAATCCCGGCTTTCAGATCATCGCCCGCGCCAGCGACGACAAGGCCGGCGAGAAGATCAAACATGCCGGTGCGAATCGAGTCGTCAGTCCTTTCCGCAGCGGTGCCGTCAAAATCGCCCGCTTCATGATTCACCCCGCAGTCGAAGATTTCGTCGAGGTCGCCAGCAAACATGTGGGTGGGTTCGAAGTTGCCGACCTGCAGATCACCGACGCCAGCCCCTACTGCGGCAAGAAACTGAGTGAAACCGATCTGAGCACCAAAGGCATAATGGTGGTTGGCATCTGTCGTCCCGGTCATCAGCCCCAGATGCCCCCCTCCAGTTCGTCGATTCTCAACACGGGCGACAGTATCTTCGCCCTGGGTTCCTCGGATGCGATTACGCAGCTGATGGAAGAATTCAATCCGCCCACCGAGACATCCGCCTGA
- a CDS encoding DUF456 domain-containing protein — translation MSFEWLTEWLPFTFYYLMALLLFLANFAAWASILFLIPGNWIMVLLSALFYLFMPEESGKGISLTVLVIAILLAGLGELVEALGSSAGAAKKGASRRAMILALLGTFLLSVIGATVATPVFPPVGTVVGAILGGAVGAYLGAYLGEAWKGNLDVDRMEISRAAFVGRLLGVVGKLAIGVVILVMLTIDSLI, via the coding sequence ATGTCCTTTGAGTGGTTGACCGAGTGGCTGCCCTTCACGTTTTATTACCTGATGGCGCTGCTGCTGTTCCTGGCGAACTTCGCTGCCTGGGCCTCGATTCTGTTTCTGATTCCGGGCAACTGGATCATGGTCCTGCTTTCGGCACTGTTTTACCTGTTCATGCCCGAAGAGAGTGGCAAGGGTATTTCGCTGACAGTGCTGGTGATCGCAATATTACTGGCGGGGCTGGGAGAACTGGTTGAAGCGCTGGGCAGTTCTGCGGGGGCTGCGAAAAAAGGAGCCAGTCGGCGGGCGATGATTCTGGCGTTACTGGGCACGTTCCTGTTAAGTGTGATCGGCGCGACGGTGGCGACTCCCGTGTTCCCGCCTGTGGGCACGGTCGTGGGGGCGATTCTGGGCGGCGCCGTCGGTGCCTACCTGGGCGCTTACCTGGGTGAAGCGTGGAAAGGGAACCTGGATGTGGATCGCATGGAGATCAGCCGGGCCGCGTTTGTGGGGCGATTGCTGGGCGTGGTAGGCAAGCTGGCGATCGGCGTGGTGATCCTGGTGATGCTGACGATCGATTCGCTGATCTGA
- a CDS encoding carboxypeptidase-like regulatory domain-containing protein — protein sequence MYFLSPRSLRCTGLVFTVCTLLTGCSGTPEDQPDTASVKGLVVMEGEPIEGAVVTFAPEAGRPSTGITNSQGIFELAYNPTTKGAKIGKHTVRISTARYVENPDGTTTEVKEVIPAKYNESSSLTVEVKPGENDFPFKLDKE from the coding sequence ATGTACTTTTTATCTCCGCGATCGTTACGCTGCACGGGACTGGTTTTTACGGTATGTACTCTACTGACAGGTTGTTCCGGCACACCTGAGGATCAGCCTGATACCGCATCGGTAAAGGGACTGGTCGTGATGGAAGGAGAGCCGATCGAGGGAGCGGTCGTGACGTTTGCTCCTGAAGCGGGGCGGCCTTCGACGGGTATCACAAACAGCCAGGGGATCTTTGAACTGGCTTATAACCCGACCACCAAGGGAGCCAAGATCGGCAAGCATACGGTTCGCATCTCGACAGCACGCTACGTCGAAAATCCGGATGGAACCACGACCGAAGTGAAAGAGGTCATTCCTGCCAAGTACAATGAGAGCTCGAGTCTGACGGTGGAAGTCAAACCCGGGGAAAACGATTTCCCCTTTAAGCTGGACAAGGAATGA
- a CDS encoding DUF1559 domain-containing protein, translating into MQVSTTRRRAFTLIELLVVIAIIAILIALLLPAVQQAREAARRSQCKNNMKQLGLAFHNYHDNFTMFPTGYFHSSGYLTGWAARILPYIDQAPRYNQMTSLGELTRIQPYRFTTSPHNGDTNLFTDPIAVFCCPSSEIGERANDYSTAWGGNPGNDGSLHYRGNGGSVDVGFVNGSNSSRHYGTSGVLYPGCKTRMRDITDGTTNTFLLGELSSYIGWSGSKGGWDDIAPWTWATYYYGSDGYLMIDTKLMQYPIGSGSHSQYGVGWRSQHVGGAHMLLCDGSVRFLSESTSLDLLKGLSTRATGEVVGEF; encoded by the coding sequence ATGCAAGTATCCACAACCCGCAGGCGTGCTTTCACGCTCATTGAACTCCTGGTCGTCATCGCCATTATTGCGATTTTGATTGCCCTGTTGCTGCCCGCTGTCCAGCAGGCCCGTGAAGCCGCCCGGCGTTCCCAGTGTAAAAACAATATGAAACAGCTCGGACTGGCCTTTCATAACTACCACGACAACTTCACCATGTTCCCCACAGGTTACTTTCATAGCTCAGGCTATCTGACCGGCTGGGCTGCCCGTATTCTGCCTTATATCGATCAGGCACCCCGCTACAACCAGATGACCTCCCTGGGAGAACTGACCCGCATCCAGCCCTATCGCTTCACAACATCTCCTCACAATGGAGATACAAACCTGTTTACCGATCCGATCGCGGTCTTCTGTTGCCCCTCTTCGGAAATTGGCGAACGGGCTAACGACTACTCAACCGCCTGGGGTGGTAACCCCGGGAATGACGGCTCGCTGCACTACCGTGGCAATGGCGGTTCCGTTGATGTCGGCTTCGTTAACGGTTCCAATTCGAGTCGGCACTACGGAACTTCAGGGGTCCTCTATCCCGGTTGTAAAACCCGGATGCGCGACATCACCGACGGTACCACCAACACCTTCCTGCTCGGCGAGCTGTCCAGCTACATTGGCTGGAGTGGTTCCAAAGGGGGCTGGGATGACATCGCACCCTGGACCTGGGCGACCTACTACTACGGCTCCGACGGTTATCTGATGATCGACACCAAGCTGATGCAGTATCCCATCGGTTCGGGAAGTCACAGTCAATATGGTGTCGGCTGGCGCAGTCAGCACGTCGGCGGCGCGCACATGCTGCTCTGTGATGGCAGTGTCCGGTTCCTGTCTGAAAGCACCAGTCTGGATCTGTTGAAAGGACTTTCCACCCGTGCCACCGGCGAAGTGGTCGGCGAGTTTTAA